TCCCATCAAACTAAAAATGTGTCAACTAActcgtttgttttcttttactagaAATGACTACCCCAAACAAGACACCACCTGGTGCTGATCCAAAGCAGTTAGAGAGGACTGGTACTGTTAGAGAAATAGGCTCACAAGCAGTTTGGTCTCTTTCATCCTGTAAGCCAGGTAAAATCACAACAAATTATGTGTAAAGCTGGATGTACATTTTTCTTCTTAGAATACATAATATTATGTTTTGATAAGACAACAATACAGAATGTAGCAGTAAACCTGCTGTAGTGAAGTCTTACAAATAATTTTGACCTACTCTATATTTGATGCAATACACAAGTTATAACTATATCAGAAATCCTACAATGAAGACATATCTcttatttaaaacaaatcttttactgatttttatactaaactgattttttttttttttactcgcACAGTGGTCAAACTAAACCATGGGAGCAGAAACACAGCTGGCACTGTGAAATTGGTTTTATGCTTTGACATTTTGCCTAGGTATCTTGACTTTTTAACTTAGAAAAACTATGCAGCTTGACAGCCTAAATGTTTCGTCCAAACTTTGGACTCTGCCGTTGTAGTGTAGTTCCCTAAAGTCTTGCAAGTAAACTATCATAGAAGGTCCTGAGCTGCAGTTAATGGTAGCTTATAACTGCTCAAAATATCTGAAAATCTGTATTCTTTTTTATTTGAGGTGGTTGAACTGCTTATTTTGGAAACATCTGTTGGGAATTGATGTGGTATCTCTTCCTGCAGCCTAGAGTCAATGATCCCTTTATTTCACAATATTGTGCTCAGGCTGAACATCTTTGGTCTGGTATCCTGGTATCTTACTGTGAGAAAAATACCATATAGTTTAGTCACTCCAAACAGAGTGAAGGTAATTTTTCATTCCAGATTAAATTTCAGCTGTTGAAATAAAGCTGCAGCTAGTGTAGGCAATCAATAAAAGGATTAGTAAAAGGACAGATAATGAgggaatggaaaaataaagatttgGAGTTGTTTCTTCAAATGTGACAGCATTTGCTTTCAGGAATATTGGTTTTGGCATCTGTTGCTTGTTCTAGCTATTAGTTTGAAAAAGTAATAATATTTCAGTAAActacttgaaaataaaattatagaatcatagaatgatttggtttGGAAGGCTCTTTAAAGATGATCTagttccaagccccctgccatgggcagggacaccttccactagaccaggttgctcaaagccttgtccaacctggtcttgaacactctcagtgatggggcatccacaacttctctgggcaacctgtacccGAATGGTCTCTGCTAATGATTTTCCTTCAGTTTAGCAGTTTAATTACAGAATAGGTAGAAAAGCTTAACCATTAAGCACTGTTCTTGGAATTAGTATGAATTACTACTTGATCATTTGGAATTCCAGGACATACTGAATTGTTTCAAACCTCATAGATTTCAGTAGGAGAGAAGAATGTAAAGACACCCTAGTACTGAGCTTTGATTGACAGATGCCCTGTTTTTGTCACAAAAACGTGGGCACAACTGGAATATCTAGATTTATTTACTTATATGCTATAATTTAGGATACATACTTGAGTTCGTAACAGCTGCAGAAAAATTATGTCTGTGTCTACATTACAGAAATGGGATACTCAAGActtatcagctttttttttcttaggattTGGAGTGGATCAGTTACGAGATGATAATCTAGAAACTTACTGGCAatcagatggatcacagcctcaTTTGGTGAACATCCAATTTAGGTATTAAAAAATACTCTGTATGTGTTAGGGTGTGTTgtataatttatttattattgttcACCAAGATAGGAATTTTGGAAGTGCAAGGACTCCTTTGTTAATCCTATTACCCAGCTGATAAGAAGCCAGTTAGATAGCATTTATAAAAATGAGATTTTCAAATATTATGGCTACTAAATgcccaaataaacaacaaaaaggaaTGTTTAATGGTATGTAATTTGTAACAATTTCCCATTTACTTACCTGAAGTAAAATTTTTGTCCTTTCTGTCTTTGAGCGTAATTTGAAGGGTAGATGATAGTTAAGTCATACAGGACTTCTTTAAAAACTGATTGTTTGAGAGACCTTTTCCTATTGTGTTCTGTTGTGAGAGACCTTTTCCTATTGTGTTCTGTTGTGAGAGACCTTTTCCTATTGTGTTCTGTTGTGAGAGACCTTTTCCTATTGTGTTCTGTTGTGAGAGACCTTTTCCTATTGTGTTCTGTTGTGAGAGACAAGACTAGCTCTAGAATACTTTCAGTGCTTTTCCTTTTCAGACTTTTCAGATAAAAAAAAGGTGACAAGCACCTAACCTTATTTGCCTTCTGGACAACTCTTTGGTACAGTGATAGAGCCCATATTTGATAAGCTAAACATATGCTTCATTGCATAACAAGTGCTTATTTGGCATCTTGGCCTTTTGTTGTATTTCTTGGTATACTGACACTTCTGAAGGGAGACAAAGGAGAAAAGTGAAAACCAACTTTGTGCATAACTTCATGTGAAAAAACACCAGTTGCTTTAACAACAGGGTTCTTATCAGTAGACACACTtttatttagtttaaaaacatttcagTCTTATTACAAATGAACAACAAATTCATCCTGAATTTTTTATTTATGATGCTTACATAGCTCTCTTTGATtcttgcagaagaaaaacaacagtgaAGACGTTATGTATTTATGCAGACTACAAATCTGATGAAAGTTACACTCCAAGCAAAATCTCTGTAAGAGTAGGAAATAATTTTCATAATCTCCAGGAAATCCGGGTAGGTCAATGATGCTTTGCTTTCTGTCTCAAAACTGTCCTCTCTCATTAGGGCATCTgatgtaataaaattatttttgaaggtaaaatatggcagcatgcttgcagGGGGAAAATGACTGGGCTTATTTTGGTGTTTACTCTTAGTTTTATCTTGTAAATTCACTAGgctgttttctgtttgtattAGGCTCCCTTACCAACATGGTTATAACAAACTTGATATATGTAGATCCTGTAATGGAAAAAAGACAGGTGTTTTCTGGAACAGAACTTTTTAGGATTGATTAAACTTTGATCTCACTTAAAACATCTGAAAACCAAATGCATTGCGTACATCAAAAGGAAGACTTAGCTTTTAAATACTTGCATATTTagactttaaaaaacacaaaGTTATTGTGAATGGGTTGCTCAGTTATCGAGTCTTACTAGGAATCAGATTTTAAAACTGCAGGCTTTAGTTATGGCTGTGTATGGTGCATCAGTATCTTTGGACTCTGGATTTTTAGTTTCAGGAAGCTGCATGTGCTCTTATGAACTAGTAGTGTTTGATCCAAAACTCTCTTTGAGACTGGCAAAACAGAAATTGGGACACAAGGCCTAATCATCAGTTATGCAAAGGTTTCTTTGTGTTGTACTGGTGAGAGAATCTTCATGTTAAGTGATAGTCTGTTACATACTTGCTAACAGGTGACTCTAGCCACTACTGATGTTGAGAGCTAGGGGAAGTGCAACACTAACTTTTCCAAAAATCATATATAAAGCAAGCAAGATGACAATTTAAATTAGACTTCTAATGTAAATTACAATCAGATGTGTTAATAAATTATGCCTTACTTTTGAGTATAGTTT
This genomic stretch from Patagioenas fasciata isolate bPatFas1 chromosome 4, bPatFas1.hap1, whole genome shotgun sequence harbors:
- the ANAPC10 gene encoding anaphase-promoting complex subunit 10 isoform X1 is translated as MTTPNKTPPGADPKQLERTGTVREIGSQAVWSLSSCKPGFGVDQLRDDNLETYWQSDGSQPHLVNIQFRRKTTVKTLCIYADYKSDESYTPSKISVRVGNNFHNLQEIRQLELVEPSGWIHVPLTDTHKKPIRTFMIQIAVLANHQNGRDTHMRQIKVYTPVEESSIGKFPRCTTIDFMMYRSIR
- the ANAPC10 gene encoding anaphase-promoting complex subunit 10 isoform X3; amino-acid sequence: MTTPNKTPPGADPKQLERTGTVREIGSQAVWSLSSCKPGFGVDQLRDDNLETYWQSDGSQPHLVNIQFRRKTTVKTLCIYADYKSDESYTPSKISVRVGNNFHNLQEIRW
- the ANAPC10 gene encoding anaphase-promoting complex subunit 10 isoform X2 → MTTPNKTPPGADPKQLERTGTVREIGSQAVWSLSSCKPGFGVDQLRDDNLETYWQSDGSQPHLVNIQFRRKTTVKTLCIYADYKSDESYTPSKISVRVGNNFHNLQEIRCLKSQQEQL